The DNA window GTCCGGACTTTCGGTCGTCGCCGACGCGCGCGAGGCGCTGACCGCGCTCACCAGCGAGCTCGCGACATACCGGGTTTCGGCAGAGTACGCCACGCGGATCACCGAACTGCGAACCGAGTGGGAAGCCACCACAGACGCGGCCTTCGCCGAATCGATGTCAGGAGTCAACATCGCCGACGGCGCACCGGCGCTCACCCAGAACGCGGTGATCGGGTTGGTGAATTCGCTGTCGGAGCCACGGGACGTGGTGGTCTGCGCGGCCGGTTCGATGCCCGGTGACCTGCACAAGCTATGGCGCACCCGCGACCGCAAGGGCTATCACGTCGAGTACGGCTACTCGTGCATGGGCTACGAGATCGCGGGCGGTGTCGGCGCGGCCATGGCCTGCCCGGACCGCGATGTCATCGTGATGGTCGGCGACGGCAGCTACTTGATGATGGCCACCGAACTGGTCACCGCCGTCCAGGAGAACCTGAAACTGATCGTGGTCCTGGTGCAGAACCACGGCTTCGCGTCCATCGGCTCGCTGTCGCAGGCACTGGGCTCGCAGCGATTCGGGACGAACTACCGCTTCCGCGACGACACAGGGCGACTCGCCGGTGACGTACTTCCGGTCGATCTCGCCGCGAATGCCGCCAGTCTCGGCGTGGACGTATTGCGCGCCCGCACGGCCGACGAGTTCGCCACCGCACTGAAGACCGCCAAGGCCGCCGACCACACGACCGTGATCCACGTCGAGACCGACCCGAAAATAGCTGCGCCCGATAGCAATTCGTGGTGGGACGTGCCCGTCGCAGAAACCTCCACCCTGGACTCCACCCGCGCCGCGCGGGCCGTCTACGACGGCTGGAAACAGATTCAGCGCCCCCTCATCCGACCGACCGAAATCGAAGGAGACCCCAAATGAATTCAGCTTCGGACAGCGATTCGACGAGGGGCGGTGACCGGGTGACGGGCGGGCCCGTTATCCGCGTCGGGTCCGCACCCGATTCCTGGGGCGTGTGGTTCCCAGACGACCCCAACCAGGTCAGCCCGACCCAGTTCCTCGATGAGGTGAGCGCGGCAGGGTATCAGTGGATCGAACTGGGGCCCTATGGCTTTCTGCCCACTGATCCGGCGGAGCTGCGCGATGCGCTCGACGCGCGCGGGCTCTCGCTGTCGGCGGGCACCGTCTTCGAACACCTCCATCGACCAAATTCCTGGACCGATGTGTGGGACCAGGTCGCCGATGTCGCCGCGTTGACCGCCGCGGTCGGCGGCCGCCACGTGGTGGTCATTCCGGAGATGTGGCGCGATCCCACCACCGGTGCGGTGCTCGAGGATCGTGAGCTGAATCTCGAAGCGTGGCAACGCAAAACAAGCGAAGTCGACCGGCTCGGCAAGGCCATGTTCGAGCAGTACGGGGTGAAACTGCAGTACCACCCCCATGCCGACAGCCACGTCGGCACCCAGACCGAGGTCTTGCGGTTCCTCGCCGACACCGATCCTGAACACGTCACCCTGTGTCTGGACACCGGTCACATCGCCTACTGCGGCGGCGACAATATCGCGATCATCTGCGCCCATCCGGAGCGGATCGGCTATCTGCACCTCAAGCAGGTCGACCCGACGGTGATCGCCAAGGTCGAGGCCGAGGACCTGCCGTTCGGCGAGGCCGTCAAGCTCGGCGCGATGATCGAACCACCGCTGGGTATTCCAGAACTGCCGAGCCTGCTGGCCGAGATCCAGAACCTCAACGTGGACATCTACGCGATCGTCGAGCAGGACCTCTACCCCTGCGCCACCGACGTCCCGCTCCCCATCGCCCAGCGCACCCGGAGCTACCTGGGCGGCTGCGGTATTCCTTCCGTCCGATTCCGCTGAAGCGCAAAGGAACTCGTCATGGCTACTTCGAAGAATGCTGAGCTGCGCGTCGCGGTGATCGGTGTCGGGTTGATGGGCGCCGATCATGTCGCCCGGTTGACCGACCGGATCAGCGGCGCGCAGGTCACCGTCATCAGCGACTACTCCCCCGCCCGGGCCGCCGAGGTCGCCGCCGGTGCGCCCGGTGCCCGCGTGGTGGACAACGCGCTGGACGCCATCGCCGACCCCGACGTCGACGCCGTCCTGCTGGCCACTCCCGGGCCCGCCCACGCCGAGCAATTACACGCCTGTCTCGACGTGGCCAAGCCGGTGTTGTGCGAGAAACCGATGACCACCGATGTGCATTCGTCGCTGGAGTTGGTGCGACGCGAACAGTCGTTGGGCCGCAAGCTGATCCAGGTCGGCTTCATGCGCCGGTTCGATCCGGAGTACCGGCAGTTGAAGCAGGCCATCGACGCCGGTGACTTCGGCGCACCGCTGCTGCTGCACTGCGCACACCGCAATCCGGCCGTGCCCGTGGGCTTCGACAGCGCCATGATGGTGCGCGATTCCCTGGTGCACGAGGTCGATTCGGCCCGATTCCTACTCGGCGAGGAGATCACCGCCATCACGGTGCACACGCCGACCTCGAACAGCCAGGCCCCGGCGGGGCTGCGGGATCCGCAACTGACCCTGTTCGAGACCGAGAGCGGCAGGCTGGTCACGGCGGAGGTCTTCGTCACCACCGGTGTCGGCTACGAGGTACGCACCGAACTGGTCGGCGAAAAAGGCAGTGCCACTATCGGATCGGACGTCGGCCTGGTCCGCAAGAACTCGAATGGAACGTGGGGAGGGCGGATCACCGCCAACTTCAAGGAGCGTTTCGCCGAGGCGTACGACGAGGAGCTGCGCGCCTGGGTCGCGGCCGTTCGGCGCGGCTTCGCCGACGGCGGCGACGTTTTCATAGCCGGTCCCGGCAGCTGGGACGGCTATGCGGCGACCGCCGTCTGCGAGGCGGGCGTGCGCGCATTGGAGTCCGGTCAGCGGGTGGCGGTGGAGCTCGCCGACCAGGCCGCCCCGGTACACGACGACATGGAGGCGCGGCTGTGAAGATCGCGCTGGATCCGACCCCGTTCCACAGCACGCACTCGCTGCTGGAGTTCCCGCGGGTGGTGGCCGAATGTGGTTATGAATACCTGCAATTGACTCCGCACAAGGACTTCATCCCATTCTTCAATCACCCCAAGGCCGATGACGATCTGGTGCGTAAGTTCCGCAAGGCGTGCTCGGACGCCGGCGTCGGCATCGCATCCGTGCTGCCGGTACTGCGCTGGTCCAGCCCGGACCCCGACGCCCGCGAGGCCGCGATCCGGTACTGGAAGCGCGTCATCCAGATCACTGTCGACCTCGGCGTGCAGCGCATCAACACCGAATTCTCCGGCCGCCCCGAAAAGGCCGAGGAATCCGAACGCGCCTTCTACCGGTCGATGGAGGAGTTGGTGCCGATCGTCGAGCATGAGGGGCTCGATGTTCTCATCGACCCACACCCCGATGATTTCGTCGAGGACGGCCTCGACGCGATCCGGATGATCCGCGGCATAAACAGCCGCAACTTCGGCCTGGTCTACGTCGCCTGCCACACCTATCACATGGGCGGCAATATGACCGAGATCATCCGCACCGCAGGCGACGTGCTGCGCCTGGTCCACGTCGCCGACACCATGGACCATCACCGCAGCAACGGATTGCGCTACATCACCAACCCGCCGGGCAATCCAGTACGCGTGCATCAGCACCTCAAGATCGGCGACGGAGATCTGGACTGGGACGAATTCTTCGGCACGCTCGGCGAAATCGGCTTCTACGACCGCGACACCGTCATGGTTTCGAGCGTGTTCGCCGAGAACGAGCGCGCCGAGGACGTGTCCCGCTACCAGCACAAGACCATGACCGACTACATCGCGCGCCACCGCGCCTGACGCCCACCACGAGGAATCATGACTGTCACCACCGAAATCGGCCACTGGGTCGACGGAAAACCCTTCGCCGGAACATCTTCGGTCACCGCGCCGGTCACCAATCCCGCCACCGGACAGGTCACGGGAGCGGTGCGCATGGCCGATGTCGCCGACGTTCGCACCGCCATCGACGCCGCCACCGCGGCGTTCCCCGACTGGCGCGACACCTCGCTGGCCAAGCGCACCGCGATCCTGTTCCGATTCCGCGAACTGCTCAACGCCCGCAAGCCAGAATTGGCCGCGATCATCACCGCCGAACACGGCAAGGTGCTCTCCGATGCCCTCGGTGAGGTCACCCGCGGCCAGGAAGTGGTCGAATTCGCTTGCGGCATACCACATCTACTCAAGGGCGGGTTCACCGAAAACGCGTCCACCCGCGTCGATGTCTACTCGCTGCGCGCTCCGCTGGGCCCGGTCGCGATCATCTCGCCGTTCAACTTTCCGGCCATGGTGCCGATGTGGTTCTTCCCCCTCGCCATCGCCGCCGGGAACACCGTCGTCCTGAAGCCGAGCGAGAAGGATCCCTCGGCAGCGCTGTGGATCGCCCAGCTGTGGGCCGAAGCGGGCCTTCCCCCAGGCATTTTCAATGTCGTGCAGGGCGATAAGACCGCCGTCGACGAACTGCTCACCAACCCGGCGATCAAGGCGGTGTCCTTCGTCGGCTCCACCCCGATCGCCCAGTACGTCTACTCGACCGGCACTGCGGCGGGTAAGCGAGTGCAGGCGCTCGGCGGGGCCAAGAACCACGCCGTCATCCTGCCCGACGCCGATCTGGACCTGGCCGCCGACGCCATGGTCAACGCCGGTTTCGGCTCGGCGGGCGAGCGCTGCATGGCGATCTCGGTCGCCGTCGCCGTCGGTGACATCGCCGACGATCTCGTCGTGAAGATCGCCGAACGCACCAGGACCCTGCGCACCGGCGACGGCCGCACCGAAGCCGATATGGGTCCGCTGGTCACCGCCGCCCACCGTGACCGCGTCAGTGGCTACATCGATGCCGCCGACGCCGACGGCGCCACTATCGTCGTCGACGGACGCGGAGCCACCGGCGACGGCGGGACCGAGATCGATGTGTCCCAAGGCTTCTGGCTCGGCCCCACCCTCGTCGACCATGTC is part of the Nocardia sp. NBC_00565 genome and encodes:
- a CDS encoding sugar phosphate isomerase/epimerase family protein, with product MNSASDSDSTRGGDRVTGGPVIRVGSAPDSWGVWFPDDPNQVSPTQFLDEVSAAGYQWIELGPYGFLPTDPAELRDALDARGLSLSAGTVFEHLHRPNSWTDVWDQVADVAALTAAVGGRHVVVIPEMWRDPTTGAVLEDRELNLEAWQRKTSEVDRLGKAMFEQYGVKLQYHPHADSHVGTQTEVLRFLADTDPEHVTLCLDTGHIAYCGGDNIAIICAHPERIGYLHLKQVDPTVIAKVEAEDLPFGEAVKLGAMIEPPLGIPELPSLLAEIQNLNVDIYAIVEQDLYPCATDVPLPIAQRTRSYLGGCGIPSVRFR
- a CDS encoding Gfo/Idh/MocA family protein; its protein translation is MATSKNAELRVAVIGVGLMGADHVARLTDRISGAQVTVISDYSPARAAEVAAGAPGARVVDNALDAIADPDVDAVLLATPGPAHAEQLHACLDVAKPVLCEKPMTTDVHSSLELVRREQSLGRKLIQVGFMRRFDPEYRQLKQAIDAGDFGAPLLLHCAHRNPAVPVGFDSAMMVRDSLVHEVDSARFLLGEEITAITVHTPTSNSQAPAGLRDPQLTLFETESGRLVTAEVFVTTGVGYEVRTELVGEKGSATIGSDVGLVRKNSNGTWGGRITANFKERFAEAYDEELRAWVAAVRRGFADGGDVFIAGPGSWDGYAATAVCEAGVRALESGQRVAVELADQAAPVHDDMEARL
- a CDS encoding sugar phosphate isomerase/epimerase family protein; translated protein: MKIALDPTPFHSTHSLLEFPRVVAECGYEYLQLTPHKDFIPFFNHPKADDDLVRKFRKACSDAGVGIASVLPVLRWSSPDPDAREAAIRYWKRVIQITVDLGVQRINTEFSGRPEKAEESERAFYRSMEELVPIVEHEGLDVLIDPHPDDFVEDGLDAIRMIRGINSRNFGLVYVACHTYHMGGNMTEIIRTAGDVLRLVHVADTMDHHRSNGLRYITNPPGNPVRVHQHLKIGDGDLDWDEFFGTLGEIGFYDRDTVMVSSVFAENERAEDVSRYQHKTMTDYIARHRA
- a CDS encoding CoA-acylating methylmalonate-semialdehyde dehydrogenase, which codes for MTVTTEIGHWVDGKPFAGTSSVTAPVTNPATGQVTGAVRMADVADVRTAIDAATAAFPDWRDTSLAKRTAILFRFRELLNARKPELAAIITAEHGKVLSDALGEVTRGQEVVEFACGIPHLLKGGFTENASTRVDVYSLRAPLGPVAIISPFNFPAMVPMWFFPLAIAAGNTVVLKPSEKDPSAALWIAQLWAEAGLPPGIFNVVQGDKTAVDELLTNPAIKAVSFVGSTPIAQYVYSTGTAAGKRVQALGGAKNHAVILPDADLDLAADAMVNAGFGSAGERCMAISVAVAVGDIADDLVVKIAERTRTLRTGDGRTEADMGPLVTAAHRDRVSGYIDAADADGATIVVDGRGATGDGGTEIDVSQGFWLGPTLVDHVTPDMSAYRDEIFGPVLSVVRVDSYDRALDLINSNPYGNGTAIFTNDGGAARRFQNEVEVGMVGINVPIPVPMAYYSFGGWKNSLFGDTHAHGTEGVQFFTRAKAITSRWLDPSHGGLNLGFPQNA